The following proteins come from a genomic window of Solwaraspora sp. WMMA2065:
- the bioA gene encoding adenosylmethionine--8-amino-7-oxononanoate transaminase yields the protein MSAPRPAGPGPVSAQLPVPGDGHRAERLRELDRRHVWHPYAALPPAMAPLLVDSAAGVRLRLADGRELVDGMSSWWAAVHGYQHPVLDAAVTDQLGRMAHVMFGGLTHEPAVRLAQTLVEITPSGLEHVFLCDSGSVSVEVAIKMGLQYQLGRGRPGRRKLATWRGGYHGDTFHPMSVCDPEGGMHHLWRGVLPAQVFVSAPPGDFAGAPDERYLAELVDAVARYADEIAAVIVEPVVQGTGGMRFHHPAYLRALREATAAHDVLLIFDEIATGFGRTGAFFAAEHAGVTPDVLCLGKALTGGYLTLAAALCTPEVAAGISASGVLAHGPTFMGNPLACAVANASIGLLRAAAPTAGAEPVAATGPAPAGVVPAWQVAVRRIEAGLRDGLAPVATLPGVRDVRVLGAIGVVQLDRPVDLAAATAAAVDAGVWLRPFRDLIYTMPPYPADDDDIARIARAMAAAAVAVPR from the coding sequence ATGAGCGCACCGCGTCCGGCGGGCCCGGGGCCGGTGAGCGCACAGCTGCCGGTGCCCGGCGACGGCCACCGCGCCGAGCGGTTACGGGAGCTGGACCGCCGGCACGTCTGGCATCCGTACGCCGCGCTGCCCCCGGCCATGGCGCCCCTGCTGGTCGACAGCGCCGCCGGAGTCCGGCTGCGGCTGGCCGACGGGCGGGAACTGGTCGACGGAATGTCGTCATGGTGGGCCGCCGTGCACGGCTACCAGCACCCGGTGCTGGACGCGGCCGTCACCGACCAGCTGGGTCGGATGGCGCACGTGATGTTCGGCGGGCTCACCCACGAGCCGGCGGTCCGCCTCGCACAGACCCTGGTGGAGATCACCCCGTCCGGCCTGGAGCACGTGTTCCTCTGCGACTCGGGCTCGGTGAGCGTCGAGGTCGCCATCAAAATGGGCCTGCAGTACCAGCTGGGTCGGGGTCGGCCCGGCCGGCGCAAGTTGGCCACCTGGCGCGGCGGCTACCACGGGGACACCTTCCACCCGATGAGCGTCTGCGACCCCGAGGGCGGGATGCACCATCTGTGGCGCGGAGTGCTGCCGGCGCAGGTGTTCGTGTCCGCCCCGCCGGGCGACTTCGCGGGGGCGCCGGACGAGCGGTACCTGGCCGAGCTGGTCGACGCGGTGGCCCGGTACGCGGACGAGATCGCCGCGGTGATCGTCGAGCCGGTGGTGCAGGGCACCGGCGGCATGCGGTTCCACCATCCGGCGTACCTGCGCGCCCTGCGCGAGGCGACCGCCGCGCACGACGTACTGCTGATCTTCGACGAGATCGCCACCGGGTTCGGCCGGACCGGCGCGTTCTTCGCAGCCGAGCACGCCGGGGTGACACCGGACGTGCTCTGCCTGGGCAAGGCGTTGACCGGTGGCTACCTCACACTGGCGGCCGCGCTGTGCACCCCGGAGGTGGCCGCCGGGATCTCCGCCAGCGGGGTCCTCGCCCACGGGCCGACCTTCATGGGCAATCCGTTGGCCTGCGCGGTCGCCAACGCCTCGATCGGACTGCTGCGCGCCGCCGCGCCGACGGCGGGGGCCGAGCCGGTTGCGGCCACCGGTCCGGCGCCGGCTGGGGTCGTCCCGGCCTGGCAGGTCGCCGTACGGCGGATCGAGGCCGGGCTGCGCGACGGCTTGGCCCCGGTCGCGACGCTGCCCGGCGTGCGCGACGTCCGGGTGCTCGGCGCGATCGGGGTGGTCCAGCTGGACCGGCCGGTCGACCTGGCAGCGGCGACTGCGGCGGCGGTGGACGCCGGGGTGTGGCTGCGGCCGTTCCGGGACCTGATCTACACCATGCCGCCCTATCCGGCGGACGACGATGACATCGCGCGGATCGCCCGCGCGATGGCGGCTGCGGCCGTCGCGGTACCGCGCTGA
- the carA gene encoding glutamine-hydrolyzing carbamoyl-phosphate synthase small subunit has translation MNDTAATAATRQRVPALLVLEDGRVFPGESYGAVGETFGEAVFTTAMTGYQETLTDPSYHRQVVVQTAPHIGNTGVNVDDDESDRIRVAGYVVRDPARRPSNWRATGDLEDRLAAEGVVGICGVDTRALTRHLRDRGVMRVGVSTLTGDPQELLDRVRRAPQMVGADLSAEVTTAEPYTVTAQGEHRYTVAALDLGIKRNVPRRLAERGVTTHVLPATSTLEQVLATGPDAVFFSPGPGDPATADHPVALARQVMGRRIPLFGICFGSQILGRALGFGTYKLGYGHRGINQPVLDRTTGKVEVTSHNHGFAVDAPLNTVIDTDFGGVEVSHVCLNDDVVEGLRAREVPAFTVQYHPEAAAGPHDADYLFDRFVELIEGKHA, from the coding sequence ATGAACGACACCGCCGCCACCGCAGCAACCCGCCAGCGGGTTCCGGCGCTGCTGGTGCTCGAGGACGGCCGGGTCTTCCCCGGCGAGAGTTACGGCGCGGTCGGGGAGACCTTCGGCGAGGCGGTGTTCACCACCGCGATGACCGGCTACCAGGAGACCCTGACCGACCCGTCCTACCACCGGCAGGTGGTGGTGCAGACGGCACCGCACATCGGCAACACCGGGGTCAACGTCGACGACGACGAGTCGGACCGGATCCGGGTGGCCGGCTACGTGGTCCGGGATCCGGCCCGCCGCCCGTCGAACTGGCGGGCCACCGGTGACCTGGAGGACCGGCTGGCCGCCGAAGGGGTGGTCGGCATCTGCGGGGTCGACACCCGGGCACTGACCCGGCACCTGCGCGACCGGGGGGTGATGCGGGTCGGCGTCTCCACCCTGACCGGCGACCCGCAGGAGCTGCTGGACCGGGTCCGGCGGGCCCCGCAGATGGTCGGTGCCGACCTGTCCGCCGAGGTGACCACCGCCGAGCCGTACACGGTCACCGCGCAGGGCGAGCACCGCTACACCGTCGCCGCGCTGGACCTGGGCATCAAACGCAACGTGCCGCGCCGGCTCGCCGAGCGTGGGGTGACCACCCACGTGCTGCCGGCGACCTCGACGCTGGAGCAGGTCCTGGCGACCGGCCCGGACGCGGTGTTCTTCTCACCCGGGCCGGGTGACCCGGCCACCGCCGACCATCCGGTCGCGCTGGCCCGCCAGGTGATGGGGCGCCGGATCCCGCTGTTCGGCATCTGTTTCGGCTCGCAGATCCTCGGCCGGGCGCTGGGCTTCGGCACCTACAAGCTCGGCTACGGCCACCGCGGCATCAACCAGCCGGTGCTCGACCGCACCACCGGCAAGGTCGAGGTGACCAGCCACAACCACGGGTTCGCCGTGGACGCCCCGCTGAACACGGTGATCGACACCGACTTCGGCGGCGTCGAGGTGAGCCACGTGTGCCTCAACGACGACGTGGTCGAGGGGCTGCGGGCCCGTGAGGTGCCGGCGTTCACCGTCCAGTACCACCCGGAAGCGGCGGCCGGTCCGCACGACGCGGACTACCTGTTCGACCGGTTCGTCGAGCTGATCGAGGGAAAACATGCCTAA
- the carB gene encoding carbamoyl-phosphate synthase large subunit — translation MPKRTDLQHVMVIGSGPIIIGQACEFDYSGTQACRVLRAEGLRVSLVNSNPATIMTDPEFADATYVEPITPEFVELVIARERPDALLPTLGGQTALNTAVALHSAGVLDKYGVELIGADVDAIRRGEDRQLFKDIVAAAGGETPRSRVCHSMAEVHDTVAELGLPVVIRPSFTMGGLGSGMAHTPDDLERIAGAGLAASPVHEVLIEESVLGWKEYELELMRDRNDNVVVVCSIENIDPMGVHTGDSVTVAPAMTLTDREYQRMRDMGIAVLREVGVDTGGCNIQFAVHPGTGRLVVIEMNPRVSRSSALASKATGFPIAKIAAKLAIGYTLDEIPNDITKQTPAAFEPVLDYVVVKIPRFAFEKFPGADPELTTTMKSVGEAMSLGRNFTEALNKAMRSMETKAAGFWTVPDPADATVESTLAELATPHDGRLYTVERALRLGATVAQVTEASGGIDPWFLEEIAGLVELRREIEAAPVLDGALLRRAKRAGLSDRQMAALRPELAGEDGVRALRHRLGLHPVYKTVDTCAAEFAARTPYHYSSYDVETEVAPSDRPKVLILGSGPNRIGQGIEFDYSCVHAVMALAEYETVMVNCNPETVSTDYDTADRLYFEPLTFEDVLEVWQAEDAAGRAAGGPGVVGVIVQLGGQTPLGLAQRLADAGVPIVGTPPESIHLAEERGAFGQVLARAGLRAPAHGTAVSFEQAKAIADEIGYPVLVRPSYVLGGRGMEIVYDDATLRDYIGRATDISPEHPVLVDRFLDDAIEIDVDALCDATGEVYLGGVMEHIEEAGIHSGDSSCALPPITLAAPHLATIRHYTEQIARGVGVRGLLNVQYALKDDVLYVLEANPRASRTVPFVSKATAVPLAKAAARIMLGATVAQLRDEGMLPATGDGGTLPPDAPIAVKEAVLPFKRFRTRAGHGVDSLLGPEMKSTGEVMGIDPAYGNAFAKSQAAAYGSLPTSGKVFVSVANRDKRAMIFPVKRLADLGFDIVATAGTAEVLRRHGIACELTRKHWEEPGDGQPDAVTLIASGEIALVINTPQGSGASARSDGYEIRSAAVTADTPCVTTVPGVAAAVMGIEALVNGDMAVRPLQQLHAALRPETAGRQAAR, via the coding sequence ATGCCTAAGCGGACAGATCTGCAGCATGTCATGGTGATCGGCTCTGGGCCGATCATCATCGGCCAGGCCTGCGAGTTCGACTACTCCGGCACCCAGGCGTGCCGGGTGCTGCGCGCCGAAGGGCTGCGCGTGTCGCTGGTCAACTCCAATCCGGCGACCATCATGACCGACCCGGAGTTCGCCGACGCCACCTACGTCGAGCCGATCACGCCCGAGTTCGTCGAGCTGGTCATCGCCCGGGAGCGTCCCGACGCGCTGCTGCCCACCCTCGGCGGGCAGACCGCGCTGAACACGGCGGTCGCCCTGCACTCCGCCGGCGTGCTGGACAAGTACGGCGTGGAGCTGATCGGGGCCGACGTCGACGCGATCCGTCGTGGCGAGGACCGGCAACTGTTCAAGGACATCGTCGCCGCCGCCGGCGGGGAGACCCCGCGCAGCCGGGTCTGCCACAGCATGGCCGAGGTGCACGACACCGTCGCCGAGCTCGGGCTGCCGGTGGTCATCCGGCCGTCGTTCACCATGGGCGGGCTCGGCTCCGGCATGGCGCACACCCCGGACGACCTGGAGCGCATCGCCGGTGCCGGGCTGGCCGCTTCTCCGGTGCACGAGGTCCTCATCGAGGAGAGCGTGCTCGGCTGGAAGGAGTACGAGCTGGAGCTGATGCGCGACCGCAACGACAACGTGGTCGTGGTCTGCTCCATCGAGAACATCGACCCGATGGGGGTGCACACCGGCGACAGCGTCACCGTCGCCCCGGCGATGACCCTCACCGACCGGGAGTACCAGCGGATGCGCGACATGGGCATCGCCGTGCTGCGCGAGGTCGGCGTCGACACCGGCGGCTGCAACATCCAGTTCGCCGTGCACCCGGGCACCGGCCGGCTCGTCGTCATCGAGATGAACCCCCGGGTGTCCCGGTCGTCGGCGCTGGCGTCCAAGGCGACCGGCTTCCCGATCGCCAAGATCGCCGCCAAGCTGGCCATCGGCTACACCCTCGACGAGATCCCCAACGACATCACCAAGCAGACCCCGGCGGCGTTCGAGCCGGTCCTCGACTACGTCGTGGTCAAGATCCCCCGGTTCGCGTTCGAGAAGTTCCCCGGCGCCGACCCGGAGCTGACCACCACGATGAAGTCGGTCGGCGAGGCGATGAGCCTGGGCCGCAACTTCACCGAGGCGCTGAACAAGGCGATGCGCTCGATGGAGACGAAGGCCGCCGGTTTCTGGACGGTGCCCGATCCGGCCGACGCCACCGTCGAGTCCACCCTGGCCGAGCTGGCCACCCCGCACGACGGCCGGCTCTACACCGTCGAACGGGCGCTGCGGCTGGGTGCCACCGTCGCCCAGGTCACCGAGGCCTCCGGTGGTATCGACCCCTGGTTCCTCGAGGAGATCGCCGGCCTGGTCGAACTGCGCCGTGAGATCGAGGCCGCGCCGGTGCTCGACGGCGCACTGCTGCGCCGGGCCAAGCGGGCCGGGCTGTCCGACCGGCAGATGGCCGCGCTGCGTCCGGAGCTGGCCGGCGAGGACGGGGTTCGGGCGTTGCGGCACCGGCTCGGTCTGCACCCGGTCTACAAGACGGTCGACACCTGCGCCGCCGAGTTCGCCGCCCGCACGCCGTACCACTACTCCAGCTACGACGTGGAGACCGAGGTAGCGCCGTCGGACCGGCCGAAAGTGCTGATCCTCGGCTCCGGGCCGAACCGGATCGGCCAGGGCATCGAGTTCGACTACTCCTGCGTGCACGCGGTGATGGCGCTCGCCGAGTACGAGACCGTCATGGTCAACTGCAATCCGGAGACGGTTTCCACCGACTACGACACCGCCGACCGGCTGTACTTCGAGCCGCTCACCTTCGAGGACGTGCTGGAGGTCTGGCAGGCCGAGGACGCCGCCGGCCGGGCCGCGGGCGGCCCCGGCGTGGTCGGGGTGATCGTCCAGCTCGGCGGGCAGACCCCGCTCGGGCTGGCGCAGCGGCTCGCCGATGCCGGGGTGCCGATCGTCGGCACCCCACCGGAGTCGATCCACCTGGCCGAGGAGCGGGGCGCGTTCGGCCAGGTGCTGGCCCGCGCCGGGCTGCGCGCCCCGGCGCACGGCACCGCCGTGTCGTTCGAGCAGGCCAAGGCGATCGCCGACGAGATCGGCTATCCGGTGCTGGTCCGCCCGTCGTACGTGCTCGGCGGGCGCGGCATGGAGATCGTCTACGACGACGCGACGCTGCGCGACTACATCGGCCGGGCCACCGACATCTCGCCGGAGCACCCGGTGCTGGTCGACCGGTTCCTCGACGACGCCATCGAGATCGACGTGGACGCGCTGTGCGACGCCACCGGCGAGGTCTACCTCGGCGGGGTGATGGAGCACATCGAGGAGGCCGGCATCCACTCCGGCGACTCGTCCTGCGCGCTGCCGCCGATCACCCTGGCCGCCCCGCACCTGGCCACCATCCGGCACTACACCGAGCAGATCGCCCGCGGCGTCGGGGTCCGCGGGCTGCTCAACGTGCAGTACGCGCTCAAGGACGACGTGCTGTACGTGCTGGAAGCCAACCCGCGGGCCTCGCGGACCGTTCCGTTCGTCTCCAAGGCCACTGCGGTGCCGCTGGCCAAGGCGGCGGCCCGGATCATGCTCGGGGCCACCGTCGCGCAGCTGCGCGACGAAGGGATGCTGCCGGCCACCGGTGACGGCGGCACGTTGCCGCCGGACGCGCCGATCGCGGTCAAGGAGGCGGTGCTGCCGTTCAAGCGGTTCCGCACCCGCGCCGGGCACGGCGTCGACTCGCTGCTCGGCCCGGAAATGAAGTCGACCGGCGAGGTAATGGGGATCGACCCGGCGTACGGCAACGCATTCGCCAAGTCGCAGGCTGCCGCGTACGGCTCCCTGCCGACCAGCGGAAAGGTCTTCGTCTCGGTCGCCAACCGGGACAAACGCGCGATGATCTTCCCGGTGAAGCGGCTGGCCGATCTCGGGTTCGACATCGTCGCCACCGCCGGCACCGCCGAGGTGCTGCGCCGCCACGGCATCGCCTGCGAGTTGACCCGCAAACACTGGGAGGAGCCGGGTGACGGCCAACCTGACGCGGTGACGCTGATCGCCTCCGGCGAGATCGCCCTGGTGATCAACACGCCGCAGGGCTCCGGGGCCAGCGCCCGCTCCGACGGGTACGAGATCCGCAGCGCGGCGGTCACCGCGGACACCCCGTGTGTGACCACCGTGCCCGGGGTCGCCGCCGCTGTGATGGGCATCGAAGCGCTGGTCAACGGGGACATGGCGGTCCGGCCGCTGCAGCAGTTGCACGCGGCGCTGCGCCCGGAGACAGCCGGCCGGCAGGCGGCCCGGTGA
- a CDS encoding dihydroorotase: MSAYLIKGVRVLGRDPVDLLLRDGVVADAGTGLSAPGAQVLDADGLIALPGLVDLHTHLREPGREDAETVETGSRAAALGGYTAVCAMANTSPVADTAGVVEQVWRLGRQAGLVDVQPIGAVTVGLAGERLAELGAMADSAAAVRVFSDDGHCVADPRLMRRALEYVKAFDGVVAQHAEEPRLTEGAQMHEGEVSTRLGLTGWPAVAEEAIIARDALLAEHVGSRLHVCHLSTAGSVEIVRQAKARGVRITAEVTPHHLLLTHEAPTSYDPVFKVNPPLRTGEDVAALRAALAEGVIDIVATDHAPHAVEDKECEWAYARPGMLGLETALSVVLLTTALHDADGVPDWELIAERMSRAPARIAGLTGHGHDPAPGVPANLTLIDPAASRTVDPAESASRSRNTPYARMVLPGQVVATFLRGDATVLDGKAVR, from the coding sequence GTGAGCGCGTACCTGATCAAGGGCGTCCGGGTCCTCGGCCGGGACCCCGTCGACCTGCTGTTGCGCGACGGTGTGGTCGCCGACGCCGGCACCGGGCTGAGCGCACCGGGGGCGCAGGTGCTCGACGCCGACGGCCTGATCGCCTTGCCCGGGCTGGTCGATCTCCATACCCACCTGCGTGAACCCGGCCGGGAGGACGCCGAAACGGTGGAGACCGGGTCGCGGGCCGCCGCGCTCGGCGGCTACACCGCGGTCTGCGCGATGGCGAACACCTCCCCGGTGGCCGACACCGCCGGCGTCGTCGAACAGGTCTGGCGGCTCGGCCGCCAGGCCGGGCTGGTCGACGTGCAGCCGATCGGCGCGGTCACCGTCGGTCTGGCCGGCGAGCGTCTCGCCGAGCTGGGCGCGATGGCCGACTCCGCCGCCGCGGTGCGGGTCTTCTCCGACGACGGGCACTGCGTCGCCGACCCCCGGCTGATGCGCCGTGCCCTGGAGTACGTCAAGGCGTTCGACGGTGTCGTCGCCCAGCACGCCGAGGAGCCCCGGCTGACCGAGGGCGCCCAGATGCACGAGGGCGAGGTCTCCACCCGGCTCGGCCTGACCGGCTGGCCGGCCGTCGCCGAGGAGGCGATCATCGCCCGCGACGCGCTGCTCGCCGAACACGTCGGCAGCCGGCTGCACGTCTGCCACCTGTCCACCGCCGGCAGCGTGGAGATCGTGCGGCAGGCCAAGGCCCGTGGGGTCCGGATCACCGCCGAGGTCACCCCGCACCACCTGCTGCTCACCCACGAGGCGCCGACCAGCTACGACCCGGTCTTCAAGGTCAATCCGCCGCTGCGGACCGGCGAGGATGTCGCCGCGCTGCGCGCCGCGCTCGCCGAGGGCGTCATCGACATCGTCGCCACCGACCACGCCCCGCACGCGGTGGAGGACAAGGAGTGCGAGTGGGCGTACGCCCGGCCCGGCATGCTCGGGTTGGAGACCGCCCTGTCGGTGGTGCTGCTCACGACCGCGTTGCACGACGCCGATGGTGTACCAGACTGGGAGCTGATCGCGGAGCGGATGTCCCGGGCCCCGGCCCGGATCGCCGGGCTGACCGGGCACGGGCACGACCCCGCGCCGGGCGTCCCGGCGAACCTCACCCTGATCGACCCGGCCGCCAGCCGCACCGTCGACCCGGCCGAGTCGGCCAGCCGCAGCCGCAACACGCCGTACGCGCGGATGGTGCTGCCCGGCCAGGTGGTCGCCACCTTCCTGCGCGGCGACGCGACCGTGCTCGACGGAAAGGCCGTGCGATGA
- the pyrF gene encoding orotidine-5'-phosphate decarboxylase — translation METFGQRLHRAVSVRGPLCVGVDPHPELLTRWGLPDDVDGLARFAATAVDALGDVAAVVKPQSAFFERFGAAGIGVLESTIRQFREAGALVLLDVKRGDIGSTVAAYAAAYLDPASPLAVDAVTANPYLGVGALAPMFDLAGRHGGGVFVVALTSNPEGRAVQHARLSDGRTVAQTVIDEISQLNVGAEPIGSFGLVVGATVGDTGHELSHVNGPMLAPGLGAQGGRPEDLRTVFGQALSAVLPSYSREVLKSGPDPSALRAAAEQTLVKCREALGVLV, via the coding sequence ATGGAGACCTTTGGTCAGCGACTGCACCGGGCCGTCAGCGTCCGGGGCCCGCTGTGCGTGGGTGTCGACCCGCATCCGGAGCTGTTGACCCGGTGGGGGCTGCCGGACGACGTCGATGGGCTGGCCCGGTTCGCCGCGACGGCGGTCGACGCGCTTGGCGACGTGGCTGCGGTGGTGAAGCCTCAATCGGCCTTCTTCGAACGATTCGGGGCTGCGGGCATCGGCGTCCTAGAGTCAACTATCCGACAGTTTCGCGAGGCTGGGGCCCTCGTCCTGCTTGACGTGAAGCGCGGCGACATCGGTTCGACGGTCGCCGCGTACGCCGCCGCCTACCTCGATCCGGCGAGCCCGTTGGCGGTCGACGCGGTCACGGCCAACCCGTATCTGGGCGTCGGGGCGCTCGCTCCGATGTTCGATCTCGCCGGCCGGCACGGCGGCGGCGTCTTCGTGGTCGCGCTGACCTCGAATCCCGAGGGGCGGGCCGTGCAGCACGCCCGGCTGTCCGATGGACGCACCGTCGCTCAGACGGTGATCGATGAGATTTCGCAGCTCAACGTGGGTGCGGAGCCGATTGGCAGTTTCGGTCTGGTGGTCGGTGCGACCGTTGGTGACACCGGCCATGAACTGTCGCATGTCAATGGCCCAATGCTTGCCCCCGGGCTGGGTGCGCAAGGTGGACGGCCCGAGGACCTGCGGACAGTGTTCGGGCAAGCGCTTTCCGCAGTCCTTCCGTCGTACTCCCGTGAGGTGCTGAAATCCGGTCCGGACCCGTCGGCGTTGCGGGCCGCAGCCGAACAGACGCTTGTTAAGTGTCGGGAGGCTCTCGGGGTTCTGGTCTGA
- the gmk gene encoding guanylate kinase — translation MYDDARPAARLTVLSGPSGVGKDSVIELIRARSPWIWLSVSVTTRPMRDYEVDGVHYYFVDRPEFERMAATGQLLEWAEFAGNLYGTPRSAVEQRLRAGEPVLLKIDLQGARQVRAAMPEAQLVFLAPPSVEELKRRLVGRGTDDEETIRRRLEHADEELAAEQEFDVTVVNDDVTRAAIELVGLLGSSLLTDAQSHRPV, via the coding sequence ATGTATGACGACGCGCGCCCGGCAGCTCGGCTCACGGTCCTCTCCGGCCCTTCCGGGGTCGGCAAGGACAGCGTGATCGAGCTGATCCGGGCGCGCTCGCCCTGGATCTGGCTGTCCGTCTCGGTGACCACCCGCCCGATGCGGGACTACGAGGTCGACGGCGTCCACTACTACTTCGTCGACCGGCCCGAGTTCGAGCGGATGGCTGCCACCGGGCAGCTGCTGGAGTGGGCCGAGTTCGCCGGCAACCTCTACGGCACTCCGCGCTCGGCGGTCGAGCAACGACTACGCGCCGGCGAGCCGGTGCTGCTGAAGATCGACCTGCAGGGTGCCCGGCAGGTGCGGGCGGCGATGCCCGAGGCCCAGCTGGTCTTCCTCGCGCCACCCAGCGTCGAGGAGCTGAAACGGCGCCTCGTCGGTCGGGGGACCGACGACGAGGAGACGATCCGTCGCCGGCTGGAGCACGCCGACGAGGAGCTGGCCGCCGAGCAGGAGTTCGACGTCACGGTGGTCAACGACGATGTGACGCGAGCCGCAATCGAGCTGGTAGGATTGCTCGGTTCGTCATTATTGACCGACGCCCAGTCGCACCGCCCGGTCTGA
- the mihF gene encoding integration host factor, actinobacterial type translates to MPLPSLTPEQRAAALEKAAEIRKARAELKEQLKQGKTTLAAVLDRAESDDVVGKLKVSAVLQAMPGIGKIRATQIMEKLKIADSRRLRGLGDQQRKALLGEFAAN, encoded by the coding sequence GTGCCGCTCCCGTCACTGACCCCCGAACAGCGCGCAGCCGCGCTGGAGAAGGCTGCGGAGATCCGTAAGGCCCGTGCTGAGTTGAAGGAGCAACTCAAGCAGGGCAAGACCACCCTCGCCGCCGTGCTCGACCGGGCGGAGTCCGACGACGTTGTCGGCAAGCTGAAGGTTTCCGCCGTGCTGCAGGCGATGCCGGGCATCGGCAAGATCCGGGCGACCCAGATCATGGAGAAGCTCAAGATCGCCGACAGCCGTCGCCTCCGTGGCCTCGGCGACCAGCAGCGCAAGGCCCTGCTCGGGGAGTTCGCCGCGAACTGA
- a CDS encoding quinone-dependent dihydroorotate dehydrogenase, which translates to MARSALFRLGGGDAETAHEWTLRRLAALSRSRVALAALRTRYAVAAPRTVFGVDFPNPVGLAAGMDKDGLALPAWPALGFGFVEVGTVTARPQPGNPRPRLFRLPASEAVINRMGFNNAGAEALADRLAVLGRLDERAGFGRSHPAHADRPVPLGISLGKSKVVPIEEAVDDYLSAYKALSGYGQYFVINVSSPNTPGLRQLQDRGHLDTLLATLVGERPILVKIAPDLSEPAIAELLEVCLARGAAGVIATNTTLSRSGLAGADADQADQAGGLSGRPLTGRAREVVSFVHRETGGALPVIGVGGILDPDDAARMFDAGASLVQLYTGFIYRGPGLVRAIARQARGR; encoded by the coding sequence CTGGCCCGGTCGGCGTTGTTCCGGCTCGGTGGTGGTGACGCCGAGACGGCCCATGAGTGGACGCTGCGCCGGTTGGCCGCCCTGTCCCGCAGCCGGGTGGCGCTGGCCGCGTTGCGCACCCGGTACGCGGTGGCCGCGCCGCGTACCGTCTTCGGGGTCGACTTCCCCAACCCGGTCGGCCTGGCCGCCGGGATGGACAAGGACGGCTTGGCGCTGCCCGCCTGGCCGGCGTTGGGTTTCGGTTTCGTCGAGGTCGGTACCGTCACCGCTCGTCCCCAGCCGGGCAACCCCCGACCCCGACTGTTCCGGTTGCCGGCCAGCGAGGCGGTGATCAACCGGATGGGCTTCAACAACGCCGGTGCCGAGGCGCTCGCCGACCGGCTCGCGGTGCTCGGCCGGCTGGACGAGCGGGCCGGGTTCGGCCGTTCGCATCCGGCGCACGCCGACCGCCCGGTGCCGTTGGGCATCTCGCTCGGCAAGTCGAAGGTGGTGCCGATCGAGGAGGCGGTCGACGACTACCTGTCGGCCTACAAGGCACTCAGTGGCTACGGCCAGTACTTCGTGATCAATGTCTCCTCGCCGAACACCCCGGGGCTACGGCAGCTGCAGGACCGTGGCCATCTCGACACCCTGCTGGCGACCCTGGTGGGGGAGCGGCCGATCCTGGTCAAGATCGCGCCGGACCTGTCCGAGCCGGCCATCGCCGAGTTGCTGGAGGTGTGCCTGGCCCGGGGCGCGGCCGGGGTGATCGCCACCAACACCACCCTGTCCCGCTCCGGCCTGGCCGGCGCCGACGCGGATCAGGCCGATCAGGCCGGCGGGCTGTCCGGCCGGCCGCTGACCGGCCGGGCCCGGGAGGTGGTCTCCTTCGTCCACCGGGAGACCGGTGGCGCGCTGCCGGTCATCGGGGTCGGCGGCATCCTCGACCCGGACGACGCGGCCCGGATGTTCGACGCCGGCGCCAGCCTGGTGCAGCTCTACACCGGCTTCATCTACCGTGGTCCGGGGCTGGTCCGGGCGATCGCCCGGCAGGCCCGGGGCCGATGA
- the rpoZ gene encoding DNA-directed RNA polymerase subunit omega, translating to MGSIASPEGITNPPIDELLEKTSSKYALVIFAAKRARQVNAYYSQLGEGLLEYVGPLVETTPQEKPLSIAMREINSNLLTAEPTDQP from the coding sequence GTGGGATCCATTGCCAGCCCGGAAGGCATCACCAACCCGCCCATCGACGAGCTGCTGGAGAAGACCTCGTCGAAGTACGCCCTGGTGATCTTCGCCGCCAAGCGTGCCCGCCAGGTCAACGCGTACTACAGCCAGCTCGGTGAGGGCCTGCTGGAGTACGTCGGACCGCTGGTGGAGACCACGCCGCAGGAGAAGCCGCTCTCCATCGCCATGCGAGAGATCAACTCCAACCTGCTCACCGCCGAGCCCACCGACCAGCCCTGA